A genomic segment from uncultured Alistipes sp. encodes:
- a CDS encoding ABC transporter ATP-binding protein: MIRITDIHKRFGTLEVLKGVSLEVAPHEVVSIVGASGAGKTTLLQIIGTLSRPDAGRVEIDGRDLFSLSDRDLSLFRNEHIGFVFQFHHLLAEFTAFENVCIPGLIGRRPRAEVERRAAELLDLMGLSARRDHKPGQLSGGEQQRVAIARALVNSPTVLLADEPSGNLDSHNREEIHRLFFDLRDRLGQTIVVVTHDDHLASMADRKITMSDGVIIQP; this comes from the coding sequence ATGATACGCATTACGGACATACACAAGCGTTTCGGCACGTTGGAGGTGCTGAAGGGCGTTTCGCTGGAGGTGGCCCCGCACGAAGTGGTCTCGATCGTGGGGGCGAGCGGTGCGGGGAAGACGACGCTGCTGCAGATCATCGGCACGCTTTCGCGTCCCGACGCGGGCCGTGTGGAGATCGACGGCCGGGATCTCTTTTCCCTGAGTGACAGGGATCTGTCGCTTTTCCGCAACGAACATATCGGTTTTGTCTTTCAGTTCCACCACCTGCTGGCGGAGTTCACGGCTTTCGAGAATGTCTGCATTCCGGGGCTGATCGGGCGCCGTCCGCGTGCGGAGGTGGAGCGTCGTGCCGCGGAGCTGCTCGACCTGATGGGCCTTTCGGCACGCCGCGACCACAAGCCCGGCCAGCTGTCGGGCGGGGAGCAGCAGCGGGTGGCCATCGCCCGGGCGCTGGTCAACAGCCCGACGGTGCTGCTGGCCGACGAACCCTCGGGCAACCTCGATTCGCACAACCGGGAGGAGATCCACCGGCTGTTTTTCGACCTGCGGGACCGGCTGGGGCAGACGATCGTCGTGGTGACGCACGACGACCACCTGGCCTCGATGGCCGACCGGAAGATCACGATGTCCGACGGCGTGATCATACAGCCGTGA
- a CDS encoding TIGR02757 family protein — MEKNELQALLDRLYDRYNRPEFIPEDPISVPHRYADRADREIAGFFAATIAWGNRRSIVRNGHRMMRLMDDAPADFVRHASERELSQLDTYAHRTFNGGDLRDFILALRRLEERFGGIGAFFETRYAATHDLRPVLAEFRREFFAAEHAPRCEKHLSAIERGAACKRLCMYLRWMVRRDDRGVDFGEWRGIPMSALYLPLDLHVGAMGRALGLLTRRQNDWRAVEEITAALREFNAGDPVRYDFSLFGAGVDGYLKNHE; from the coding sequence ATGGAAAAAAACGAACTGCAGGCGCTTCTCGACCGCCTTTACGACCGTTACAACCGCCCGGAATTCATCCCCGAGGACCCGATTTCGGTGCCGCACCGCTATGCGGATCGAGCGGACCGGGAGATTGCGGGTTTCTTTGCGGCGACGATCGCCTGGGGAAACCGGCGGTCGATCGTGCGCAACGGCCACCGGATGATGCGCCTGATGGACGATGCCCCGGCGGATTTCGTGCGCCACGCCTCGGAGCGGGAGCTGTCGCAACTGGACACCTACGCCCACCGCACCTTCAACGGCGGCGATCTGCGCGATTTCATACTGGCCTTGCGGCGCCTGGAGGAGCGTTTCGGCGGAATCGGGGCATTTTTCGAGACCCGTTATGCCGCGACGCACGACCTGCGCCCGGTGCTGGCGGAGTTCCGGCGGGAGTTCTTCGCCGCGGAGCACGCCCCGCGCTGCGAGAAACACCTCTCGGCCATCGAACGCGGTGCGGCCTGCAAACGCCTGTGCATGTACCTGCGCTGGATGGTCCGGCGCGACGACCGGGGAGTGGATTTCGGCGAGTGGCGGGGGATCCCGATGTCGGCACTCTACCTGCCGTTAGACCTCCATGTCGGGGCGATGGGCCGGGCCCTGGGGCTGTTGACGCGGCGTCAGAACGACTGGCGGGCCGTCGAGGAGATCACCGCGGCACTCCGGGAGTTCAATGCCGGGGACCCCGTGCGGTACGATTTTTCCCTGTTCGGGGCCGGGGTGGACGGTTATCTGAAGAATCATGAGTGA
- a CDS encoding methyltransferase yields the protein MSDEPHIERIGGAFRFKRFTVHQDRCAMKVGTDGVLLGAWTPLRPTDCRLLDIGTGTGLIALMLAQRAPEAEVTGIDIDDVSQARENAAASPWGGRLHFVQTPVQTFAPAGRFDRIVSNPPFFDATLPSPDVGRTTARHTVTLTFSELCDAVLRLLAPGGRFSVVLPQSEVPRFLLAAGGRLTTLRRTDVRTTPRRPVKRTLLELARTEEADDTPLTGELVIGTGEHEVYTPEYRALTGDFYLKF from the coding sequence ATGAGTGACGAACCGCATATCGAACGCATCGGGGGAGCTTTCCGCTTCAAGCGCTTCACCGTGCACCAGGACCGCTGCGCGATGAAGGTCGGCACCGACGGCGTGCTGCTCGGGGCGTGGACCCCGCTCCGGCCGACGGACTGCCGGCTGCTCGACATCGGTACCGGGACGGGGCTGATCGCCCTGATGCTGGCCCAGCGGGCCCCGGAGGCCGAGGTGACGGGAATCGACATCGACGACGTGTCGCAGGCGCGGGAGAATGCCGCGGCTTCGCCGTGGGGCGGACGCCTGCATTTCGTGCAGACTCCGGTCCAGACGTTCGCTCCGGCCGGGCGGTTCGACCGGATTGTCTCGAATCCGCCGTTTTTCGACGCCACGCTGCCGAGCCCCGATGTGGGTCGCACGACGGCGCGCCACACCGTTACGCTGACCTTCTCCGAGTTGTGCGATGCGGTGCTGCGGCTGCTGGCTCCCGGCGGACGGTTCTCGGTGGTGCTTCCGCAGAGCGAGGTGCCGCGGTTCCTGCTGGCGGCGGGCGGGCGCCTGACGACGCTCCGGCGCACGGATGTCCGCACGACGCCCCGGCGTCCGGTGAAACGTACCCTGCTGGAGCTGGCACGCACGGAGGAGGCGGACGACACGCCGTTGACCGGCGAACTGGTGATCGGCACGGGCGAACATGAGGTTTATACACCCGAATACCGGGCCCTGACCGGCGATTTCTACCTGAAATTTTGA
- a CDS encoding DUF4831 family protein — protein MKLRLWMFALLLAGGASAQNPYIALQGATETVEGIRISQPRTILAVDVTVECDRTLTGPYARYAQKFLGVRASLADKTSWRITGSQIALLDGATYLNASAPAAATTRTQSYGTSDEEFARLQPDKIDMTTLSLEDAARVAAERIFSLRRHRLELITGEAGENVFGEGLNAALAEIDRQEQAYLELFLGKRILSTETRRYVVYPQSDKKQYIFCRFSPAAGLLPENDLSGDIVLLQIEPSGARVAADLEAGPKESNVVTCRVADPSTCTVVSGGGEYARAVLPVFEFGRTINVALPRRK, from the coding sequence ATGAAACTCAGACTTTGGATGTTTGCCCTGCTGTTGGCGGGGGGCGCCTCGGCGCAGAATCCCTACATCGCCCTTCAGGGTGCCACCGAGACGGTCGAGGGCATCCGCATCTCGCAGCCGCGGACGATTCTGGCCGTGGACGTCACGGTGGAGTGCGACCGGACCCTCACGGGGCCCTATGCGCGTTATGCGCAGAAGTTCCTCGGGGTGCGGGCTTCGCTGGCGGACAAGACGTCATGGCGTATTACGGGGTCGCAGATTGCGCTGCTGGACGGTGCCACCTACCTGAATGCGTCGGCTCCGGCCGCTGCGACGACACGGACCCAGAGCTATGGCACCTCGGACGAGGAGTTCGCGCGGCTGCAGCCCGACAAGATCGACATGACGACCCTGTCGCTGGAGGATGCGGCCCGCGTGGCTGCCGAGCGGATCTTTTCGCTGCGCCGTCACCGCCTGGAGCTCATCACGGGCGAAGCGGGCGAAAATGTCTTCGGCGAGGGGCTGAATGCCGCACTTGCGGAGATCGACCGCCAGGAGCAGGCCTATCTGGAGCTCTTCCTCGGCAAACGGATCCTCTCGACCGAGACGCGCCGCTACGTGGTCTATCCGCAATCGGACAAGAAACAGTATATCTTCTGCCGCTTCAGCCCGGCCGCGGGGCTTCTTCCGGAGAACGACCTGTCGGGCGACATCGTGCTGCTGCAGATCGAGCCTTCGGGGGCGCGTGTGGCCGCGGATCTGGAGGCCGGGCCGAAGGAGTCGAATGTCGTGACGTGCCGGGTGGCCGATCCCTCGACCTGTACGGTGGTCTCCGGGGGCGGTGAGTATGCGCGTGCGGTGCTTCCGGTCTTCGAGTTCGGGCGCACGATCAACGTGGCGCTTCCCCGCCGCAAGTAA
- a CDS encoding DNA alkylation repair protein: MDPTSRMAALLGAFRRERNGAVADAMRFYGRPYGLNYGVSLPTLRRLARAEGTDHDFARYLYRQDVRELRLAAFHIADPGRLTPEESAFWGEGLLNSEMAEEGAFALLSRAESFPALFERWTEAGSEPLCQYAALMAVGRAAEPQAAWIPRIVETLRRAAEAGISASRLLAQGAVAALVAVGSRNEENRQRVLRTVGSLGSLPVGDFVREELEWQLPSC; this comes from the coding sequence ATGGATCCCACTTCCCGCATGGCGGCATTGCTCGGGGCCTTCCGCCGCGAGCGGAACGGCGCCGTTGCCGATGCGATGCGCTTCTACGGCCGCCCCTACGGACTGAACTACGGCGTGAGCCTTCCGACGCTCCGCCGTCTGGCGAGGGCCGAGGGTACGGACCACGACTTTGCCCGTTATCTCTACCGGCAGGATGTGCGTGAATTGCGCCTCGCGGCTTTCCATATCGCCGATCCCGGACGCCTCACCCCGGAGGAATCCGCGTTCTGGGGTGAAGGGTTGTTGAACTCCGAAATGGCTGAAGAGGGAGCCTTTGCGCTGCTGAGCCGTGCGGAATCATTTCCGGCGCTGTTCGAAAGGTGGACGGAGGCCGGTTCTGAGCCGCTGTGTCAGTATGCCGCCCTGATGGCCGTGGGACGTGCTGCGGAACCGCAGGCGGCGTGGATCCCGCGAATCGTCGAAACGCTCCGCCGGGCGGCGGAAGCCGGAATCTCCGCGAGCCGCCTGCTTGCACAGGGGGCTGTCGCGGCGCTTGTGGCCGTCGGCTCCCGCAACGAAGAGAACCGACAGAGGGTTCTTCGCACTGTCGGTTCTCTGGGTTCGCTTCCTGTCGGGGACTTCGTCCGCGAGGAGCTGGAGTGGCAGCTGCCCTCCTGCTGA
- the radA gene encoding DNA repair protein RadA, which produces MAAKVKKAYFCKNCGFEAPKWLGKCPSCGEWNTFTEEIIARESGPVTANVAGPLPTSRPQRVRDIRESEHRRVDLGNPEVNRVLGGGMVPGSLVLLGGEPGIGKSTLSLQIALAANGLKTLYVSGEESAEQIKMRAARIGIGNDECLIYPETLLENIIAQIAEQQPDLVVIDSIQTIYTELLDSSAGSVSQIRECAASLLKYAKTTGTSIFIIGHITKDGAIAGPKILEHIVDVVLQFEGDSNNIYRILRGIKNRFGATFEIGVFEMREEGLRGVDNPSEILLTHYEEPLSGIAVGASADGVRPYLIEVQALVSAAAYGTPQRSTTGYDARRMNMLLAVLEKRVGMKMFQKDVFLNFAGGFKVADPGLDLAVVAAVISSYYDRPIAEGVCCAGEIGLSGEVRPAPRTEQRISEAARLGFRRIVVSGYLPKGAKRPKGIEVVTINNIAQLPKALFIA; this is translated from the coding sequence ATGGCTGCCAAGGTCAAAAAAGCATACTTCTGCAAAAACTGCGGTTTCGAAGCCCCGAAATGGCTCGGGAAATGTCCCTCGTGCGGCGAGTGGAACACCTTCACCGAGGAGATCATCGCCCGCGAAAGCGGCCCCGTAACGGCAAACGTCGCAGGGCCTCTCCCCACATCGCGCCCCCAGCGCGTGCGCGACATCCGCGAAAGCGAACACCGCCGCGTCGATCTCGGGAATCCCGAGGTCAACCGCGTACTGGGCGGCGGCATGGTCCCCGGATCGCTGGTCCTCCTCGGCGGCGAACCCGGAATCGGTAAATCCACCCTCTCGCTGCAGATCGCCCTCGCGGCAAACGGGCTGAAGACCCTCTACGTCTCGGGCGAGGAGTCCGCCGAACAGATCAAGATGCGCGCCGCACGCATCGGAATCGGAAACGACGAGTGTCTGATCTATCCCGAAACACTGCTGGAAAACATCATCGCCCAAATCGCCGAGCAACAGCCCGATCTGGTGGTGATCGACTCCATCCAGACCATCTACACCGAACTGCTCGACTCGTCGGCCGGCAGCGTCTCGCAGATCCGCGAGTGCGCCGCCTCGCTGCTCAAATACGCCAAAACGACCGGTACGTCGATCTTCATCATCGGACACATCACCAAGGACGGCGCCATCGCAGGTCCCAAAATCCTCGAACACATCGTCGATGTCGTCCTGCAGTTCGAGGGCGACAGCAACAACATCTACCGCATTCTGCGCGGCATCAAGAACCGCTTCGGCGCCACGTTCGAAATCGGCGTCTTCGAAATGCGCGAAGAGGGGCTCCGCGGCGTGGACAACCCCTCGGAGATCCTCCTGACCCACTACGAAGAGCCCCTGTCGGGAATTGCCGTCGGGGCCTCGGCCGACGGCGTGAGACCCTATCTGATCGAGGTGCAGGCCCTCGTGAGCGCCGCAGCATACGGAACCCCCCAGCGCTCGACGACCGGATACGACGCCCGACGCATGAACATGCTCCTCGCCGTACTCGAAAAACGGGTCGGCATGAAGATGTTCCAGAAGGATGTATTCCTGAACTTCGCAGGCGGGTTCAAGGTCGCCGATCCGGGGCTGGACCTCGCGGTCGTGGCCGCCGTGATCTCCTCCTACTACGACCGGCCCATCGCCGAAGGGGTCTGCTGCGCAGGCGAAATCGGACTTTCGGGCGAAGTGCGCCCCGCACCCCGCACCGAGCAGCGAATCAGCGAGGCCGCACGCCTCGGATTCCGCCGCATCGTCGTCTCGGGGTATCTCCCCAAAGGCGCCAAACGCCCCAAAGGCATCGAAGTCGTGACGATCAACAACATCGCACAACTCCCGAAGGCCCTCTTCATAGCGTAG
- a CDS encoding lactate utilization protein → MTNSEKLHTCAEALRRHHFEADVVATPQEAFEKIRAVVEAESPKIVSFGDSMTMRETGIIEWLRSNGDWTLLDGFDASMPRPERLEIRRQALMSDLFITGVNALTTAGTLHWLDMVGNRIAPVAFGPRKVVLVAGRNKIVDSRDEAEERIRRIAAPQNIARHPGFRTPCAKTGVCMDCNAPDRICNTRMEMLRCHPAGRILVLLIDQDLGL, encoded by the coding sequence ATGACAAACAGTGAAAAACTCCATACGTGCGCCGAAGCGCTGCGCCGCCACCATTTCGAGGCGGACGTCGTCGCAACCCCGCAGGAGGCCTTCGAGAAGATCCGGGCCGTCGTCGAGGCCGAATCCCCGAAGATCGTCTCGTTCGGGGATTCGATGACGATGCGTGAAACCGGAATCATCGAATGGCTCCGCTCGAACGGCGACTGGACGCTGCTCGACGGTTTCGACGCCTCGATGCCCCGCCCCGAACGGCTCGAAATCCGCCGCCAGGCCCTGATGTCCGACCTCTTCATCACGGGCGTGAACGCCCTCACCACGGCGGGAACGCTCCACTGGCTCGACATGGTCGGAAACCGCATCGCTCCGGTGGCGTTCGGACCCCGGAAGGTCGTCCTCGTCGCCGGGCGCAACAAGATCGTCGATTCGCGCGACGAGGCCGAAGAGCGCATCCGGCGCATCGCCGCTCCGCAGAACATCGCCCGACACCCGGGATTCCGCACCCCCTGCGCCAAAACCGGCGTCTGCATGGACTGCAACGCCCCGGACCGCATCTGCAATACCCGCATGGAGATGTTGCGCTGCCACCCCGCAGGCCGCATACTCGTTCTTTTGATCGATCAGGATTTGGGATTATGA
- a CDS encoding sugar O-acetyltransferase produces the protein MTELEKMLAGELYDYTKPDVAESLRRKRVNLARFNAVSFDDHQAYEEALAALIPHHAPTARIMPPFHCDHGHPIQLGEGVFINANCTFLDGGGISIGDRTLIGPNCQLYTPQHPTDYLERRKPVERGLAIRIGDDCWLGGGVIVCPGVTIGDRCIIAAGSVVTRDIPDDSLAAGNPAVVKRKLDNHDKQ, from the coding sequence ATGACCGAACTGGAAAAGATGCTGGCCGGCGAGCTCTACGACTACACGAAACCCGATGTGGCCGAGAGTCTCCGCCGCAAGCGCGTGAACCTCGCCCGCTTCAATGCCGTATCGTTCGACGACCACCAGGCCTACGAAGAAGCTCTTGCGGCCCTGATTCCCCATCACGCCCCGACGGCCCGCATCATGCCGCCGTTCCATTGCGACCACGGGCATCCGATCCAGCTCGGCGAAGGGGTCTTCATCAACGCCAACTGCACGTTCCTCGACGGCGGAGGAATCTCGATCGGCGACCGCACGCTCATCGGCCCCAACTGCCAGCTCTACACCCCGCAGCACCCGACGGACTACCTCGAACGCCGCAAACCCGTCGAACGGGGGTTGGCCATCCGCATCGGCGACGACTGCTGGCTCGGAGGAGGCGTCATCGTCTGCCCGGGCGTGACGATCGGCGACCGCTGCATCATCGCCGCCGGGAGCGTCGTCACGCGCGACATCCCGGACGATTCGCTCGCCGCGGGGAATCCCGCCGTCGTCAAACGTAAACTCGACAACCATGACAAACAGTGA
- the rseP gene encoding RIP metalloprotease RseP — MDILVKIIQFFLCFTILVGIHEFGHFIMARVFRIRVEKFYIFFDLGFSLFKFRRGHTEYGMGWLPLGGYCKIAGMIDESMDKGYQSQAVQPWEFRAKPAWQRFLVMIAGVMMNVILAVAIYIGICYTWGDTYLSNEDVKWGYNFNEAGHLLGFRDGDRIVTIDGERIDNYVDILNAMIITDTDRKVVVDRGGEQIELSIPLDDLIAMRQNKGYEGLLIPRQPFVIDSVVAPTAAALIKGDEIVGMSSRRTGDSYENMDFRDYRAYLELHAGDTVTLAVLRGGERLSLDLPVSEEGTLGVIRATYPLRTQEYTFWQAIPAGFHKAGSVIASYWEQLKMIVQPKTKMYEELGGFLSIGSIFPSTWDWQDFWLKTAFLSIILAVMNIIPIPGLDGGHAIFTFWEMVTRRKVSDKVLEAAQYVGLVIILMLLLYANGNDIYRFFIK, encoded by the coding sequence ATGGACATACTCGTCAAAATCATTCAGTTCTTCCTCTGTTTCACGATTCTCGTCGGGATTCACGAATTCGGGCACTTCATCATGGCCCGCGTCTTCCGCATCCGCGTCGAGAAGTTCTACATCTTCTTCGATCTGGGGTTCTCGCTCTTCAAGTTCCGCCGAGGCCATACCGAATACGGCATGGGCTGGCTCCCTCTGGGCGGCTACTGCAAGATCGCCGGAATGATCGACGAATCGATGGACAAAGGCTATCAGAGCCAGGCCGTCCAGCCCTGGGAGTTCCGCGCAAAACCCGCTTGGCAGCGCTTTCTGGTGATGATCGCCGGTGTGATGATGAACGTCATCCTCGCCGTGGCGATCTACATCGGCATCTGCTACACCTGGGGCGACACCTATCTCTCGAATGAAGACGTCAAGTGGGGCTACAACTTCAACGAGGCCGGACACCTCCTCGGATTCCGCGACGGAGACCGCATCGTCACCATCGACGGCGAGCGCATCGACAACTACGTCGACATCCTCAACGCCATGATCATCACCGACACCGACCGCAAGGTCGTCGTCGACCGCGGCGGCGAACAGATCGAGCTCTCGATCCCGCTCGACGACCTGATCGCCATGCGCCAGAACAAGGGATACGAGGGGCTGCTCATACCCCGCCAGCCCTTCGTCATCGACAGCGTCGTCGCCCCGACCGCCGCCGCGCTGATCAAGGGCGACGAGATCGTCGGCATGTCCAGCCGCCGCACCGGCGACAGCTATGAAAACATGGATTTCCGCGACTACCGCGCCTATCTCGAACTCCACGCCGGGGATACCGTGACACTCGCGGTCCTGCGCGGCGGCGAGCGCCTCTCGCTCGACCTCCCCGTCTCGGAAGAGGGAACCCTCGGCGTCATCCGCGCGACCTACCCCCTCCGCACCCAGGAGTACACCTTCTGGCAGGCCATTCCCGCCGGTTTCCACAAGGCCGGGAGTGTCATCGCATCCTACTGGGAGCAGTTGAAGATGATCGTACAGCCCAAAACCAAAATGTACGAGGAGCTCGGCGGATTCCTCTCCATCGGCAGCATCTTCCCCTCGACCTGGGACTGGCAGGATTTCTGGCTCAAGACCGCCTTCCTCTCGATCATCCTCGCCGTGATGAACATCATCCCCATCCCCGGTCTCGACGGCGGGCACGCCATCTTCACCTTCTGGGAGATGGTCACACGCCGAAAGGTCAGCGACAAGGTCCTCGAAGCCGCCCAGTATGTCGGGCTGGTCATCATCCTCATGCTGCTGCTCTACGCCAACGGAAACGACATTTACCGCTTCTTCATCAAATAG
- a CDS encoding 1-deoxy-D-xylulose-5-phosphate reductoisomerase, with protein sequence MKQRLAILGSTGSIGAQTLDIVRENPERFEVRILTAHRNWEQLARQAREFDADTVVIADKQHYQSLCEALEGTDTKVYAGEEAVAQVAAGGDSDVVVNALVGYAGLAPTVAAIGARKKLALANKESLVVGGACVMPLARERRAPVIPIDSEHSAIFQCLLGERAPVRRLIITCSGGAFRDIPREELAHVTVEQALRHPQWHMGAKITIDSSTLVNKGFEVIEAHWLFGTPADRISVVMHPQSIVHSMVEFEDGAIKAQLGSPDMRMPISFALMYPDRAKRPAERFSFVEHPQLSFAEVDGAKYPALGIAYECLRRGGTAACTMNGANEVAVAAFLDRKCAWLDIVRTIEHALQHASFVARPSLDDYAAVDAEARRLAAEFLKVRRPESNPAK encoded by the coding sequence ATGAAACAACGACTCGCCATCCTCGGATCCACAGGCTCCATCGGCGCGCAGACGCTCGACATCGTTCGCGAAAACCCCGAACGCTTCGAGGTCCGCATCCTCACCGCTCACCGCAACTGGGAACAACTCGCACGCCAGGCCCGGGAGTTCGATGCCGACACGGTCGTCATCGCCGACAAACAACACTACCAATCCCTCTGCGAGGCGCTCGAAGGCACCGATACGAAGGTATATGCCGGAGAGGAGGCCGTAGCGCAGGTCGCCGCGGGCGGAGATTCCGACGTCGTGGTCAACGCCCTGGTCGGATACGCAGGTCTGGCTCCCACCGTCGCGGCTATCGGGGCCCGCAAGAAACTTGCGCTGGCCAACAAGGAGTCGCTGGTCGTCGGAGGTGCCTGCGTCATGCCCCTGGCCCGCGAACGAAGGGCGCCGGTGATTCCGATCGACTCGGAACACTCGGCCATCTTCCAGTGCCTGCTCGGAGAGCGCGCCCCGGTGCGGCGGCTCATCATCACCTGCAGCGGCGGCGCCTTCCGCGACATCCCCCGCGAAGAGCTCGCCCACGTCACCGTCGAACAGGCCCTCCGACACCCCCAATGGCACATGGGCGCGAAGATCACCATCGACTCCTCGACACTCGTCAACAAGGGGTTCGAGGTCATCGAGGCCCACTGGCTCTTCGGGACCCCCGCCGACCGCATCTCCGTCGTGATGCACCCCCAGTCGATCGTCCACTCGATGGTCGAGTTCGAGGACGGGGCCATCAAGGCCCAGTTGGGATCCCCCGACATGCGGATGCCGATCAGTTTCGCGCTGATGTATCCCGACCGTGCCAAACGCCCCGCAGAACGCTTCAGTTTCGTGGAGCACCCCCAGCTCTCGTTCGCCGAGGTCGACGGCGCCAAGTATCCCGCACTCGGAATCGCCTACGAGTGTCTGCGCCGCGGAGGTACCGCCGCCTGCACGATGAACGGCGCCAACGAGGTGGCCGTCGCGGCGTTCCTCGACCGGAAATGCGCCTGGCTGGATATTGTGCGCACGATCGAGCACGCCCTGCAGCACGCCTCGTTCGTCGCCCGGCCCTCGCTCGACGACTACGCCGCAGTCGATGCCGAAGCCCGCAGGCTGGCCGCCGAATTCCTGAAAGTCAGACGCCCGGAGAGCAACCCGGCAAAATAG
- a CDS encoding M23 family metallopeptidase: MDLMKKIRNWWHGFFRKRRFNMLKATDLSEEWHIHISPASILAGLVAFLLTLFIIILSLVAYTPVLELLPGYRTEADRSRESLIQNIIRLDSMERVMNDMMTYNENIALIMEGRTPVARVLAPADSSRISKVLVVPSREDSLLRAQMEGSGEYALAEQNAGSRKKLRESIELTAPIEGIITAHFDLTQGSYGVKIAAAAADRVAAIDNGTVVQSLWTPENGYAIVIQHAANLISIYRNLSQSLVATGQTVRPGEQIGYNAEAENGEVKLFEFELWNNGKPVDPERYIVF, from the coding sequence ATGGACCTGATGAAAAAAATACGGAACTGGTGGCATGGATTCTTCCGCAAACGAAGATTCAACATGCTCAAAGCCACCGACCTCTCCGAAGAGTGGCACATACACATCTCCCCCGCGAGCATCCTCGCCGGACTGGTTGCATTCCTGCTCACCCTTTTCATCATCATCCTCTCGCTCGTCGCATACACCCCCGTACTGGAGCTCCTCCCCGGATACCGCACCGAAGCCGACCGCTCGCGCGAAAGCCTCATCCAGAATATCATCCGACTCGACTCCATGGAGCGCGTCATGAACGACATGATGACCTACAACGAGAATATCGCACTCATCATGGAGGGCCGCACGCCCGTTGCCCGGGTCCTCGCTCCGGCCGATTCGTCGCGCATCTCCAAGGTCCTCGTCGTACCCTCGCGCGAAGACTCCCTGCTCCGGGCGCAGATGGAGGGTAGCGGTGAGTATGCGCTGGCGGAGCAGAATGCCGGGTCGCGCAAAAAACTCCGCGAGTCCATCGAACTGACTGCCCCCATCGAAGGGATCATCACCGCACATTTCGACCTCACACAGGGCTCCTACGGCGTGAAAATCGCAGCCGCAGCTGCCGACCGCGTGGCCGCAATCGACAACGGAACCGTCGTCCAGAGCCTCTGGACACCCGAAAACGGATACGCCATCGTCATCCAGCACGCCGCAAACCTCATCTCCATCTACCGAAACCTCTCCCAGTCCCTCGTCGCAACGGGGCAGACCGTCCGGCCCGGCGAACAGATCGGATACAATGCCGAAGCCGAAAACGGAGAGGTCAAACTCTTCGAATTCGAACTCTGGAACAACGGCAAACCCGTCGATCCCGAACGATACATCGTCTTCTGA
- a CDS encoding sugar phosphate nucleotidyltransferase, with translation MVKPTLLVLAAGMGSRYGSLKQMDGVGPNNEAIIDYSIYDAIQAGFGKVVFVIRHYFEQEFREIFTPERFGGKIDVEIVFQELEYLPDGLSVPEGRVKPWGTNHAVMMAAEAIHEPFAVINADDFYGAEAYKTIASYLTQLEGSKNRYCMVAYDLNKTLSENGTVSRGVCGVNAEGDLASMVERTQIERMPDGKIVFHDGGADEELAEDTPVSMNLFGFTPDYFAYSKDYFRTWYEANCGNLKSEFYIPTMVNKLIGDGTATMRVLRSGAQWHGVTYKEDKPALMAAIEQMIADGKYPRDLWKK, from the coding sequence ATGGTAAAACCCACATTATTGGTACTCGCAGCGGGCATGGGATCCCGTTACGGGTCGCTCAAGCAGATGGACGGCGTCGGACCGAACAACGAAGCCATCATCGACTATTCGATCTATGATGCCATTCAGGCCGGTTTCGGGAAGGTCGTGTTCGTGATCCGTCACTATTTCGAGCAGGAATTCCGGGAGATTTTCACGCCGGAGCGTTTCGGGGGGAAGATCGATGTTGAGATTGTGTTCCAGGAGTTGGAGTATCTTCCCGATGGTCTTTCGGTTCCGGAGGGCCGGGTGAAGCCGTGGGGGACGAACCACGCGGTGATGATGGCTGCAGAGGCGATTCATGAACCGTTTGCGGTGATCAATGCCGACGATTTCTACGGAGCCGAGGCTTACAAGACGATAGCGTCCTATCTGACGCAGCTTGAGGGTTCGAAGAACCGCTACTGCATGGTGGCCTACGATCTGAACAAGACGCTTTCGGAGAACGGCACGGTATCGCGCGGCGTGTGCGGTGTGAATGCCGAGGGCGACCTTGCCTCGATGGTGGAGCGGACGCAGATCGAGCGGATGCCGGACGGGAAGATCGTCTTCCACGACGGCGGGGCTGATGAGGAGCTGGCGGAGGATACGCCGGTATCGATGAACCTGTTCGGATTTACGCCGGACTATTTCGCCTATTCGAAGGATTATTTCAGGACGTGGTACGAGGCGAACTGCGGGAATCTGAAGTCGGAGTTCTATATTCCGACGATGGTGAACAAACTGATCGGCGACGGGACTGCAACGATGCGTGTTCTCCGTTCGGGCGCGCAGTGGCACGGTGTGACCTACAAAGAGGACAAACCGGCATTGATGGCCGCGATCGAGCAGATGATCGCAGACGGGAAATATCCGCGCGATCTGTGGAAGAAGTAG